A portion of the Pseudomonadota bacterium genome contains these proteins:
- the prs gene encoding ribose-phosphate diphosphokinase yields the protein AKLVANLITMSGANRVLTMDLHAGQIQGFFDIPLDNLYAAPDFEKDIMENFNGGDLMIVSPDVGGVFRAREIAKRLDGGLAIVDKRRERAGVSEVMHIIGDVEGRRCILVDDIVDSGGTLCNAAQALKDSGATSVSAHIVHGVLSGGAVGRIEASVLDSLTITDSIQPTEAVRVAEKIRVVSVAKLMAEAIRRISDESSVSSLFD from the coding sequence GCCAAATTGGTGGCCAATCTGATCACCATGTCGGGCGCCAACCGGGTCCTGACCATGGACCTGCACGCCGGCCAGATTCAGGGTTTTTTCGACATTCCGCTGGATAATCTCTACGCCGCGCCGGATTTCGAAAAGGACATCATGGAGAACTTCAACGGCGGCGATCTGATGATCGTGTCGCCGGATGTGGGCGGCGTTTTCCGGGCACGCGAGATCGCCAAGCGGCTTGACGGCGGCTTGGCAATCGTCGATAAGCGCCGCGAACGCGCCGGCGTCTCGGAAGTCATGCACATTATTGGCGATGTCGAGGGTCGGCGCTGTATTTTGGTCGACGATATCGTCGATTCCGGCGGCACCTTGTGTAACGCCGCCCAGGCCCTGAAGGATTCGGGCGCGACGAGTGTCAGCGCCCACATCGTTCACGGTGTGCTGTCAGGCGGTGCCGTCGGCCGGATCGAGGCCTCGGTGCTGGACAGCCTGACCATCACCGATTCGATCCAGCCGACCGAGGCGGTCCGGGTCGCCGAGAAGATACGCGTGGTCTCCGTCGCCAAACTGATGGCCGAGGCCATTCGCCGCATCAGTGACGAAAGCTCGGTGTCGAGCCTTTTCGACTGA
- a CDS encoding 50S ribosomal protein L25/general stress protein Ctc: MADQATLEAELRTTPGKGASRAARRAGKIPGVVYGSEQDNVMIQLDRDLMNREVSKAGFYNSLYELAVDGKTINVLPRELQVHPVTDAILHVDFLAVKADATVTVNLPVVFLNEEESPGLVRGGVLNVVRHEVEVNCPANAIPESLEIDLTGLDIGDSVHISMVKLADNVVPTIDDRDFTIATIAAPTVITEEEEAGEEGEEGEIPEGEEGAAEGDAEGEGDSGDAGGDAEDS; encoded by the coding sequence ATGGCTGATCAAGCCACACTTGAAGCCGAACTGCGCACCACCCCGGGCAAGGGGGCGTCGCGCGCCGCACGCCGCGCCGGCAAGATCCCGGGCGTTGTCTACGGCAGCGAGCAGGACAACGTGATGATCCAGCTCGACCGCGACCTGATGAACCGCGAGGTCAGCAAGGCCGGTTTCTACAACTCACTTTACGAACTGGCAGTCGACGGCAAGACGATCAACGTCCTGCCCCGCGAGCTGCAGGTGCATCCGGTGACGGACGCCATCCTGCATGTCGATTTTCTGGCGGTGAAGGCCGATGCCACGGTGACGGTGAACCTGCCCGTGGTGTTCTTGAACGAAGAAGAAAGCCCAGGCCTGGTTCGCGGCGGCGTGCTGAACGTCGTGCGCCACGAGGTCGAGGTGAACTGTCCGGCCAACGCCATTCCCGAGTCACTCGAGATCGACCTGACCGGCCTGGACATTGGTGACAGCGTCCACATCAGCATGGTCAAGCTGGCTGACAACGTCGTGCCGACCATCGACGACCGCGACTTCACCATCGCCACGATCGCCGCGCCGACGGTGATCACCGAGGAAGAGGAAGCCGGCGAGGAAGGCGAAGAGGGCGAAATTCCGGAAGGCGAGGAAGGTGCAGCCGAAGGCGATGCCGAGGGCGAGGGCGACAGCGGGGATGCCGGCGGCGACGCCGAGGACTCCTGA
- the pth gene encoding aminoacyl-tRNA hydrolase, whose product MLLLVGLGNPGPGHARDRHNIGFMAADRIAEDWGFGPWRRRFQADTAEGRLDGHKALLLKPVTFMNESGRAVGEAVRFYKIDPDQVVVLYDEIDLAPGKVRCKQGGGHAGHNGIRSVHAHIGPDYRRVRIGVGHPGSKERVIGHVLSSFSASDKGWLDRLLDAISDAAPLLAEHKDEKFQSQVAHLSQPPKPKKPAQKADPKNEDSNGN is encoded by the coding sequence ATGTTGCTGCTTGTAGGCCTCGGCAATCCGGGGCCCGGCCACGCGCGTGACCGCCACAATATCGGCTTCATGGCCGCCGACCGGATCGCCGAGGATTGGGGCTTCGGACCCTGGCGGCGCCGGTTCCAGGCCGATACCGCCGAAGGTCGCCTGGACGGTCACAAGGCGCTGCTGCTGAAGCCCGTCACATTCATGAACGAATCCGGGCGCGCCGTCGGCGAGGCCGTGCGTTTCTACAAGATCGACCCCGACCAGGTCGTCGTGCTTTATGACGAGATCGACCTGGCGCCGGGCAAGGTGCGCTGCAAGCAGGGCGGCGGCCATGCTGGACATAACGGTATCCGCAGTGTGCACGCCCACATCGGGCCGGATTACCGGCGCGTGCGCATCGGCGTCGGTCATCCCGGCAGCAAGGAGCGCGTGATCGGTCATGTGTTGAGCAGTTTCTCCGCGTCCGACAAGGGCTGGCTGGATCGCCTGCTCGACGCCATATCCGATGCAGCGCCGCTGTTGGCGGAGCACAAGGACGAGAAGTTTCAATCCCAGGTCGCCCACCTGTCGCAACCCCCAAAACCGAAGAAACCGGCGCAAAAGGCCGACCCGAAGAACGAGGACAGCAATGGGAATTAG
- the ychF gene encoding redox-regulated ATPase YchF, whose amino-acid sequence MGIRCGIVGLPNVGKSTLFNALTATGAAQTGNFPFCTVDPNIGRVAVPDSRLEAIAGIAQPAKVIANQIEFVDIAGLVRGASQGEGLGNQFLANIREVDAVLHLVRCFEEGEVAHVDGSVDPIRDIETIETELMLADLESLEKRQQSTEKRAKTGDKEAKLDLVLIERTLDALRDGKPARSVEIADDEAKRFRMLQLLTSKPLLYVCNVDEGDAADGNRHTHAVAERAAGEGAQSVVVSAKIEAELAEIEDAEERAMFLAEMGLEEAGLDRVIRAAYRLLGLITFFTAGPKEARAWTVRDGAKAPEAAGEIHTDFERGFICAETIAFDDYVALNGELAAKQAGKMRQEGREYLVRDGDVLLFRFNV is encoded by the coding sequence ATGGGAATTAGATGCGGCATCGTGGGTCTGCCCAATGTCGGTAAGTCGACCCTTTTCAATGCCCTGACCGCGACCGGCGCGGCGCAGACCGGCAACTTTCCGTTCTGCACCGTCGATCCGAACATCGGCCGCGTCGCCGTACCCGACAGCCGTCTCGAAGCCATCGCCGGGATAGCCCAACCGGCCAAGGTGATCGCCAACCAGATCGAGTTCGTCGATATCGCCGGCCTGGTACGTGGCGCCAGTCAGGGCGAAGGCCTGGGCAACCAGTTCCTGGCCAATATCCGCGAGGTCGATGCGGTCCTGCACCTGGTCCGTTGTTTTGAGGAAGGCGAAGTCGCCCACGTCGACGGCTCCGTCGACCCCATCCGCGACATCGAGACCATCGAGACCGAATTGATGCTGGCCGACCTGGAGAGCCTGGAGAAGCGCCAGCAAAGCACCGAGAAGCGCGCGAAGACCGGCGACAAGGAAGCCAAGCTCGACCTGGTGCTCATCGAGCGCACGCTCGATGCCTTGCGCGACGGCAAGCCCGCGCGCTCGGTCGAGATTGCCGATGACGAGGCCAAGCGGTTTCGCATGCTGCAGCTTCTGACGTCGAAACCGCTACTTTATGTCTGCAATGTCGACGAGGGCGACGCCGCCGACGGTAACCGCCACACCCACGCCGTCGCCGAACGCGCGGCGGGGGAAGGCGCACAGAGTGTCGTGGTCTCGGCCAAGATCGAAGCCGAACTGGCCGAGATCGAAGACGCCGAGGAACGCGCGATGTTCCTGGCCGAGATGGGTCTAGAGGAAGCCGGACTGGACCGTGTCATCCGCGCGGCCTATCGCCTCTTGGGCCTGATCACCTTCTTCACGGCCGGCCCGAAGGAAGCGCGTGCCTGGACCGTGCGCGACGGCGCCAAGGCGCCGGAGGCCGCCGGTGAAATCCACACCGACTTCGAGCGCGGCTTCATCTGCGCCGAGACCATTGCCTTTGACGACTACGTCGCGCTGAACGGCGAACTGGCCGCCAAACAGGCCGGCAAGATGCGCCAGGAAGGCCGCGAGTACCTGGTGCGCGACGGCGACGTCCTGCTCTTCCGGTTCAACGTCTGA
- a CDS encoding VOC family protein, whose translation MAGDITGIDHTLINADDLEADRETYIRLGFNPTPRGRHPQWGTGNYCFMLERGYLELIGVVDPDEFAANASHRGNRDRGTGLSAIALAADDGAAAAARLIDAGIAADGPKDLSRLIEEAGEVSEPRFQIVHLPDAATPGIPMFLCHHQTPELVRREGWTHHPNGAQCIKSVAVPCENTAPLIEAYSTLLGENAVTATDDIVSLWLGDQSILFASHDDLDELYPDLLPESDDIPCPAVITLEVADLDATTQVMASASIPLLRELRSIMVAAEDACGVALVFTA comes from the coding sequence ATGGCCGGCGACATCACTGGTATTGATCACACCCTCATAAACGCCGACGATCTGGAGGCCGACCGGGAAACCTACATTCGTCTCGGTTTCAATCCGACGCCGCGCGGGCGCCATCCGCAATGGGGCACGGGCAACTATTGTTTCATGCTGGAGCGCGGCTATCTGGAACTGATCGGCGTCGTCGATCCCGATGAGTTCGCCGCCAACGCATCGCACCGCGGCAATCGCGATCGGGGCACGGGATTATCGGCGATCGCACTCGCAGCCGACGACGGCGCGGCCGCGGCCGCGCGGCTGATTGACGCTGGCATTGCCGCCGACGGGCCCAAGGACCTGTCGCGGTTAATCGAAGAAGCGGGCGAGGTGAGCGAACCGCGCTTCCAGATCGTCCACCTGCCGGACGCGGCAACACCGGGCATTCCCATGTTCCTGTGTCATCACCAGACGCCGGAGTTGGTGCGGCGGGAAGGCTGGACCCATCACCCGAACGGCGCGCAGTGCATCAAGAGCGTCGCGGTTCCTTGCGAAAACACGGCGCCGCTGATCGAAGCCTATTCGACGCTGTTGGGCGAAAACGCCGTCACGGCGACCGATGACATCGTCTCGTTGTGGCTGGGTGATCAGAGCATTCTCTTCGCCTCTCACGATGACCTGGACGAGCTCTACCCCGACCTTTTGCCGGAATCCGATGACATCCCGTGTCCGGCCGTGATCACGCTGGAGGTCGCCGATCTCGACGCGACGACCCAGGTGATGGCGTCGGCCAGTATCCCGCTGCTGCGCGAGCTACGTTCGATCATGGTCGCCGCGGAAGACGCCTGCGGCGTCGCCCTCGTGTTCACGGCCTAG
- a CDS encoding adenine phosphoribosyltransferase, which produces MDIKSLVRNIPDYPQKGIMFRDITTLFGDAGGFRRTVDELVQPYAGHKIDAVAGIEARGFILGGAVAHQLSVGFVPVRKKGKLPWATIGMDYDLEYGSDRVEIHEDAVTAGQRILMVDDLLATGGTISAGIKLFRQASAEIVGCAFVIELSELGGAQQLEALGVPFHALVEY; this is translated from the coding sequence ATGGACATCAAGTCGTTGGTCCGGAACATCCCGGACTATCCGCAAAAGGGCATCATGTTTCGCGACATCACCACGTTGTTCGGTGATGCCGGCGGTTTCCGCCGGACCGTCGACGAATTGGTGCAGCCCTATGCCGGCCACAAGATTGACGCCGTCGCCGGTATCGAAGCGCGTGGTTTCATCCTGGGCGGCGCCGTCGCGCATCAGTTATCGGTCGGTTTCGTCCCGGTGCGCAAGAAAGGCAAACTGCCCTGGGCGACGATCGGCATGGACTATGACTTGGAGTACGGCTCCGACCGGGTCGAGATCCATGAAGACGCGGTGACAGCCGGCCAACGTATCCTGATGGTTGATGATTTGCTGGCCACAGGCGGCACCATCTCAGCCGGTATCAAGTTGTTCCGCCAAGCCAGCGCGGAGATTGTCGGATGCGCCTTCGTCATCGAGCTGTCGGAGCTGGGCGGCGCCCAGCAGCTTGAGGCTCTAGGCGTACCGTTTCACGCTCTCGTAGAGTACTAG
- a CDS encoding S-methyl-5'-thioadenosine phosphorylase: protein MVETVLGVIGGSGVYDIDGLEDARWIKVDTPWGAPSDEFLQGTLGDQKLVFLPRHGRGHHISPTGLNARANIDAMKRLGVTDIVSVGAVGSLREDLAPGMFVLVDQYIDRSHLRTKSFFGDGLVAHISLAHPACPRLTDVIETTLQNEDIAYHRGGTYLVMEGPQFSTYAESQLYRSWGCDVIGMTAMPEARLAREAEICYVTVAMVTDYDCWHDGHDNVTVDSILKVLHANADNARQLVRALAPSVDRHGELCYAGCDRALDHALITAPEKRDPELIARLDAVAGRVLGNGAD from the coding sequence ATGGTTGAGACCGTTCTAGGCGTGATCGGCGGCAGCGGTGTCTATGACATCGATGGCCTGGAAGACGCGCGCTGGATCAAGGTGGATACACCGTGGGGCGCGCCTTCCGACGAGTTTCTGCAGGGCACGCTCGGTGATCAAAAGCTCGTCTTTCTGCCACGACATGGTCGCGGTCACCACATCTCGCCAACCGGTCTGAACGCCCGCGCCAACATCGATGCCATGAAGCGATTGGGCGTCACCGATATCGTGTCGGTCGGCGCGGTCGGGTCGCTGCGGGAAGACCTGGCGCCCGGCATGTTCGTGCTGGTCGATCAATACATCGACCGTTCGCACCTGAGGACCAAGAGTTTTTTCGGCGACGGTCTGGTCGCCCATATCTCTCTTGCTCATCCCGCCTGCCCGCGGCTGACCGACGTGATCGAAACAACGCTCCAGAACGAAGACATCGCCTATCACCGCGGCGGCACCTATTTGGTGATGGAGGGGCCGCAATTCTCGACCTATGCCGAAAGCCAGCTTTACCGCAGCTGGGGTTGCGACGTCATCGGCATGACCGCGATGCCCGAGGCGCGCCTCGCCCGTGAGGCCGAAATTTGTTACGTCACCGTCGCCATGGTGACCGACTATGACTGCTGGCATGACGGCCATGACAACGTGACGGTGGATTCGATTTTGAAGGTTCTTCACGCCAACGCCGATAACGCGCGCCAATTGGTGCGGGCGCTTGCGCCGTCGGTCGACCGGCACGGCGAGCTTTGCTATGCCGGCTGCGACCGGGCGCTCGATCACGCCTTGATCACGGCGCCGGAGAAACGCGATCCCGAACTGATTGCTCGCTTGGACGCGGTGGCCGGACGTGTCCTGGGCAACGGAGCTGATTGA
- a CDS encoding cytochrome c1, translating to MKKLFVTAALSFALITSSAAMAAEEAVSPPEQQWSFQGIFGTFDRSELQRGMQVYLEVCASCHGLKYVRFRNLEALGYNEDQVKAIASGFEVEDGPNAEGDMFFRPALPADAFPSPFPNDEAARAANGGAVPPDLSLQAKRNPYGPDYIAALLSGYESDEPTDGGLYHNEYFAGGLIAMAPPLGDDYVTYTDGTEATLEQHSQDVAAFLMWAAEPKLEDRKSMGIKVLLFLLILTGLFYVSKRKIWAKIHH from the coding sequence ATGAAGAAGCTATTCGTCACGGCCGCGCTCTCCTTCGCCCTGATCACATCATCGGCTGCCATGGCTGCCGAGGAGGCGGTCTCGCCGCCGGAACAACAGTGGTCGTTCCAGGGCATTTTCGGAACCTTTGACCGAAGCGAGCTGCAGCGCGGCATGCAGGTCTATCTGGAGGTCTGTGCGAGCTGCCATGGGCTGAAGTATGTCCGGTTCCGGAACCTGGAAGCACTCGGTTACAACGAGGACCAGGTCAAGGCGATCGCGTCCGGCTTCGAGGTCGAGGATGGGCCGAATGCCGAAGGTGACATGTTCTTCCGTCCGGCTCTGCCTGCCGATGCGTTCCCGTCGCCGTTCCCCAATGACGAAGCCGCCCGTGCCGCCAATGGCGGTGCGGTACCGCCCGACCTCTCACTGCAGGCCAAGCGCAATCCCTATGGACCGGATTACATTGCCGCGCTACTCAGCGGTTACGAGAGTGATGAGCCGACCGATGGCGGTCTCTACCACAACGAGTACTTTGCCGGTGGGCTGATCGCCATGGCGCCGCCGCTGGGCGACGATTACGTCACCTATACCGACGGCACCGAGGCGACCTTGGAACAGCACTCCCAGGACGTCGCGGCGTTCCTGATGTGGGCGGCGGAACCCAAGCTTGAAGACCGCAAGTCGATGGGGATCAAAGTCCTTCTGTTCCTGCTCATCCTGACCGGCTTGTTCTACGTCTCGAAGCGCAAGATCTGGGCAAAGATCCATCACTGA
- a CDS encoding cytochrome b N-terminal domain-containing protein, with product MNGLMNIAFVRWFDNRLPIFSYVNEHLVEYPAPRNLNYAWSFGSLAGIALVIQIITGIVLAMHYVPHTELAFDSVERIMRDVNYGWLIRYIHANGASLFFVVVYIHIFRGLYYGSYKAPREVLWWLGIIILLLMMATAFMGYVLPWGQMSFWGATVITNLFSAIPIIGPGIVEWLWGGFAVGNPTLNRFYSLHYLLPFVIVGVVFLHLWALHHKKSNNPLGIDYKGPQDFIPFHPYYTIKDAVGLGVFLIIFAVFVFYAPNYMGHPDNYIPADPLVTPAHIVPEWYFLPFYAILRAVPDIWFIDAKLGGVIAMFASILILLFIPWLDTSRVRSSTFRPIYKWFFLLLLIDVLVLGYVGSQPAEGGWLIIGRIATTYYFLHFIIVMPLIGWFERPRQMPDSIATPVLGGGAPVAAAAPRDKA from the coding sequence ATGAACGGATTGATGAACATTGCCTTCGTGCGCTGGTTCGACAACCGGCTGCCGATCTTCTCCTACGTCAACGAACACCTGGTCGAGTACCCGGCGCCGCGCAATCTGAACTATGCGTGGAGCTTCGGGTCGCTGGCCGGTATCGCGCTGGTCATTCAGATCATCACCGGCATCGTGCTCGCCATGCACTATGTTCCGCACACGGAACTAGCGTTCGACAGCGTCGAGCGCATCATGCGCGACGTGAACTACGGCTGGCTGATCCGCTACATCCACGCCAACGGCGCATCGCTGTTCTTCGTCGTCGTCTACATCCATATCTTCCGAGGCCTCTACTACGGCTCCTACAAGGCGCCGCGCGAGGTCTTGTGGTGGTTGGGCATCATCATCCTGCTCTTGATGATGGCGACAGCGTTCATGGGTTACGTGCTGCCTTGGGGTCAGATGAGCTTCTGGGGCGCGACCGTGATCACCAACCTGTTCTCGGCCATCCCGATTATCGGTCCCGGCATCGTTGAGTGGCTGTGGGGCGGTTTCGCGGTCGGCAACCCGACGCTGAACCGGTTCTACAGCCTGCACTATCTGCTGCCGTTCGTGATTGTCGGCGTGGTCTTCCTGCATCTGTGGGCGCTGCACCACAAGAAGTCGAACAATCCCTTGGGCATCGACTACAAGGGCCCGCAGGACTTCATACCGTTCCACCCGTACTACACGATCAAGGATGCGGTGGGCCTGGGCGTCTTCCTGATCATTTTCGCGGTGTTCGTCTTTTATGCGCCCAACTACATGGGGCATCCCGATAACTACATCCCGGCCGATCCGCTGGTGACGCCCGCCCACATCGTGCCGGAATGGTACTTCCTGCCGTTCTACGCGATCCTGCGCGCGGTGCCGGACATCTGGTTCATCGATGCCAAGCTCGGCGGTGTCATCGCCATGTTCGCGTCGATCCTGATCCTGCTCTTCATTCCCTGGCTCGACACCTCGCGGGTGCGCTCGTCGACCTTCCGTCCGATCTACAAGTGGTTCTTCCTGCTGCTGTTGATCGACGTCTTGGTCCTGGGCTACGTCGGTTCGCAACCGGCCGAAGGTGGATGGCTGATTATCGGCCGCATCGCGACGACCTATTACTTCCTGCACTTCATCATCGTGATGCCGCTGATCGGTTGGTTCGAGCGACCCAGGCAAATGCCGGACAGTATCGCCACGCCGGTCTTAGGCGGTGGCGCGCCGGTGGCGGCCGCCGCGCCGCGCGACAAGGCTTGA
- the petA gene encoding ubiquinol-cytochrome c reductase iron-sulfur subunit, producing MVDQTAGAQGETRRDFLYVATGAVAGVGALAVLWPLVDQMNPAEDVLALSTTEVDLSQVPVGQQIIVSWRSKPVFIRHRTEEDIAEAEAVPLEDLKDPETDGDRVLKPEWLIMVGICTHLGCIPLADQGEYDGWFCPCHGSHYDTSGRIRKGPAPLNLTVPTYEFLDDTTVRIG from the coding sequence ATGGTGGATCAGACAGCAGGCGCGCAAGGGGAGACCCGGCGCGATTTCCTCTATGTGGCGACCGGCGCTGTGGCTGGCGTCGGGGCGCTGGCCGTTCTTTGGCCGCTGGTCGATCAAATGAACCCGGCCGAAGACGTGCTGGCCTTGAGCACCACCGAAGTCGACCTGTCGCAGGTCCCGGTCGGTCAGCAGATCATCGTGAGCTGGCGTAGCAAGCCTGTCTTTATCCGCCATCGCACCGAAGAAGACATCGCCGAAGCCGAGGCGGTTCCACTGGAGGATTTGAAAGACCCCGAGACCGACGGTGACCGCGTGCTTAAACCCGAATGGCTGATCATGGTCGGCATCTGCACCCATCTTGGCTGCATTCCGTTGGCCGATCAGGGCGAGTATGACGGTTGGTTCTGCCCCTGCCACGGTTCGCACTACGATACGTCCGGGCGCATCCGCAAGGGACCCGCGCCGCTGAACCTGACCGTTCCGACCTACGAGTTCCTCGACGACACCACCGTGCGTATCGGTTGA
- a CDS encoding tRNA (cytidine(34)-2'-O)-methyltransferase — MRLALYEPDIPQNTGTLLRMAACFAVPVDLIEPAGFQLGDARFRRALMDYGERLDMTRHVSWQAFQRDRQPGRLVLLTTKATQPVWHVDFRSEDTLLLGRESAGVPDVVHESADTRALIPMADGARSLNVAVAGAIALGEALRQTGFPAMSGNEQTQGHP, encoded by the coding sequence ATGCGCCTTGCCCTCTATGAACCGGATATTCCTCAGAATACCGGCACGCTTCTGCGCATGGCGGCCTGTTTCGCGGTTCCCGTCGATCTCATAGAACCGGCCGGTTTTCAGCTTGGTGATGCCCGGTTTCGCCGCGCCCTCATGGACTATGGCGAGCGCCTCGATATGACGCGCCATGTTTCCTGGCAGGCATTTCAGCGCGACCGCCAACCGGGCCGCCTGGTGCTGCTGACGACCAAGGCCACGCAACCGGTCTGGCACGTCGACTTTCGATCGGAGGACACCCTGCTCCTGGGCCGGGAGTCGGCCGGCGTGCCCGATGTCGTCCACGAATCCGCCGATACTCGCGCCCTGATCCCCATGGCCGACGGCGCGCGGTCGCTCAATGTCGCGGTCGCCGGCGCGATCGCGCTGGGCGAGGCCTTGCGCCAGACCGGCTTTCCCGCCATGTCTGGCAACGAACAAACCCAGGGACATCCATGA
- the hemF gene encoding oxygen-dependent coproporphyrinogen oxidase, translating to MNPSERGPGDSETKQRAVTWFEDLRNRICAAIEGLEDDLTGTYADRPAGRFERKSWQRPGGGGGTMAVMKGRLFEKVGVNVSEVWGRFDEKFRGEIPGAGDDGRFWAAGISLVAHMQSPLVPAVHMNTRHIATSAKAWYGGGADLNPPLPDDQDTADFHAAFEAACDRHACADHKKFKEWADDYFFIKHRDTARGVGGIFYDYIDADDDAFAFTQDVGRTFVAIYPELVARHMDQPWTDEQRDHQLAYRGRYAEFNLVYDRGTRFGLMTGGNPEAVLMSLPPVATWP from the coding sequence ATGAACCCGTCCGAACGCGGCCCCGGCGACAGCGAAACGAAACAACGCGCCGTCACCTGGTTCGAAGACCTGCGCAATCGCATTTGCGCCGCAATCGAAGGCCTGGAAGACGACCTGACCGGCACCTACGCGGACCGGCCGGCCGGCCGCTTTGAACGCAAGTCATGGCAGCGGCCCGGCGGCGGTGGCGGCACCATGGCGGTCATGAAGGGCCGGTTGTTCGAAAAAGTCGGCGTCAACGTCTCGGAGGTCTGGGGCAGGTTCGACGAGAAATTCCGCGGCGAGATCCCAGGCGCCGGCGACGACGGACGGTTCTGGGCCGCCGGCATATCGCTGGTCGCCCATATGCAATCGCCCCTGGTGCCCGCCGTTCATATGAACACCCGCCATATCGCGACGTCGGCCAAGGCGTGGTACGGCGGCGGCGCCGATCTGAACCCGCCCCTGCCCGATGACCAGGACACCGCCGACTTCCATGCGGCGTTTGAGGCGGCGTGCGACCGCCATGCCTGCGCCGACCATAAGAAGTTCAAGGAATGGGCGGACGACTACTTCTTCATCAAACACCGCGACACCGCGCGCGGCGTCGGCGGCATTTTCTACGACTATATCGACGCCGACGACGATGCCTTCGCCTTTACCCAGGATGTCGGCCGTACGTTCGTCGCGATCTATCCCGAGCTGGTCGCCCGGCACATGGACCAGCCGTGGACCGACGAACAGCGCGACCACCAGCTGGCCTATCGCGGGCGTTATGCGGAGTTCAACCTGGTCTATGACCGCGGCACCCGCTTCGGCCTGATGACCGGGGGCAACCCCGAAGCGGTGCTGATGTCGCTGCCGCCGGTCGCGACCTGGCCTTGA
- a CDS encoding TIM barrel protein — protein sequence MQKLEVFQSVWAMERRRPDGKEWSLEEQVAMIAEAGYAGMDLYSFVPEISRPAKKLLDQAGLACTCCAFPKSIEGLQSDIDMALELGARHLNVIGQLYPMTVAEGADIVKRWLEMGEASGMPITIETHRDCITTDMLYTLQLMDAVPQMRLCADLSHFVVGREFTWPIPTRDENWIQQILDRSVAFQGRVASREQVQVQLDFPQQQGWVGKFRQWWEDGMRKWRFREPADATLNFLVELGPPPYAMTDKDGWELSDRWAEALVIKGWVEEIWARLEVEGKANQD from the coding sequence ATGCAGAAGCTAGAGGTCTTTCAGTCGGTCTGGGCAATGGAGCGGCGCCGACCCGACGGTAAGGAGTGGTCGCTGGAGGAGCAGGTCGCGATGATCGCCGAGGCCGGTTATGCCGGCATGGATCTCTACAGCTTCGTGCCCGAGATATCGCGCCCGGCCAAAAAGCTGCTCGACCAGGCGGGTCTTGCCTGCACCTGCTGCGCCTTCCCCAAATCGATTGAGGGACTTCAGTCGGATATCGACATGGCGTTGGAACTGGGCGCGCGGCACCTGAATGTCATCGGCCAGCTCTACCCGATGACCGTCGCGGAAGGCGCGGACATCGTCAAACGCTGGCTGGAGATGGGCGAGGCATCCGGCATGCCGATCACCATCGAGACCCACCGCGACTGCATCACGACCGACATGCTCTATACGCTGCAGTTGATGGATGCGGTGCCCCAGATGCGGCTCTGCGCCGACCTCTCCCACTTCGTCGTCGGGCGCGAGTTCACCTGGCCGATCCCAACCCGCGACGAAAACTGGATCCAGCAGATCTTGGACCGCAGCGTCGCCTTCCAGGGCCGGGTTGCCAGCCGTGAGCAGGTCCAGGTGCAGCTCGACTTCCCGCAGCAGCAAGGCTGGGTCGGCAAGTTCCGCCAGTGGTGGGAAGACGGCATGCGCAAATGGCGCTTCCGCGAGCCGGCCGACGCCACCTTGAACTTCCTGGTCGAACTCGGCCCGCCGCCCTACGCCATGACCGACAAGGACGGCTGGGAACTCTCGGACCGCTGGGCCGAAGCGCTGGTTATCAAAGGCTGGGTCGAGGAGATCTGGGCGCGCCTGGAGGTCGAGGGCAAGGCGAACCAGGACTAG